A window of the Candidatus Eisenbacteria bacterium genome harbors these coding sequences:
- a CDS encoding (2Fe-2S)-binding protein translates to MGSVTIEIDGRQVTVEEGLNVIQAAQFLDIQIPHFCYHEGLGVDGNCRMCLVEVEGMPKLQPACNLFVKEGLKVRTRTPQVMEHRRLVLECLFLNHPIDCSICDQSGECYLQDYYLDHGNYRSRYDLPKRLKRKRVDAGPHVILDAERCVLCARCVRFCDNITKTGELRIVNRGDRSEITLFPGKKLDNPYSLNTVQICPVGALTSKDFRFSWRVWFLKSAHSICTGCSRGCNIIIDHADNHAYRYQARCNPQVNGYWLCDDGRLSYKMINDHRLHVLTEPSGNSRDTFPRFEEALSGIGRQIEGASSVTALMSPDLSNEDLYAASRFAKEIAGSQRMAAGSLKPDGVEDELLRKADAHPNTSGCKTLNLWGDLKPAIDAGGDLLLVFGSDLLQYDNALLKKIRSSFKSIIIFASHEMKGFETGAWLIPIACHAEMDGSFTNFEGRVQKFDAAIRRRGDTLPLWRILGKIGRAMQREWGWSDLAGLRRDLTDEFPQWKEALIEATPSNKTGVPLKMTGTKEAGEE, encoded by the coding sequence ATGGGTTCTGTAACAATTGAAATCGACGGCCGCCAAGTCACCGTCGAGGAAGGCCTGAACGTCATTCAGGCCGCCCAATTCCTTGACATCCAGATTCCCCATTTCTGCTACCATGAGGGCCTCGGCGTCGACGGCAATTGCCGCATGTGCCTAGTGGAAGTCGAAGGCATGCCCAAACTACAGCCCGCGTGCAATTTATTTGTTAAAGAAGGCCTGAAGGTCCGCACGCGAACGCCCCAGGTGATGGAACACCGCCGTCTGGTTTTAGAATGCCTCTTTCTGAATCATCCCATCGACTGCTCTATTTGCGATCAATCGGGCGAATGCTATCTTCAAGATTACTACCTCGACCACGGAAACTATCGGAGCCGATACGATTTACCAAAACGACTCAAGAGAAAACGGGTGGATGCCGGGCCCCACGTCATTCTTGACGCAGAGCGCTGCGTCCTCTGCGCGCGTTGCGTCCGGTTTTGCGACAATATTACAAAAACCGGCGAACTGCGGATTGTCAACCGGGGGGATCGTTCGGAAATAACACTCTTTCCGGGAAAGAAGCTGGATAATCCTTATAGTCTCAATACGGTGCAGATCTGTCCAGTCGGCGCGCTGACCTCAAAAGATTTTCGGTTCAGCTGGCGTGTTTGGTTTTTGAAATCGGCCCATTCGATATGCACCGGCTGCAGCCGGGGATGCAATATCATTATTGATCACGCCGATAATCACGCCTATCGGTACCAGGCGCGATGCAATCCCCAAGTTAACGGCTACTGGCTCTGTGATGACGGCCGCCTCTCTTATAAAATGATCAATGATCACCGGCTTCATGTTCTGACCGAGCCTTCAGGGAATTCCCGGGATACATTCCCGCGGTTTGAGGAGGCTCTTTCCGGAATCGGCCGGCAGATTGAGGGGGCGTCATCGGTCACCGCACTCATGAGCCCGGATCTCTCGAACGAAGATCTCTATGCGGCAAGCCGGTTTGCCAAAGAAATCGCCGGATCACAAAGGATGGCCGCTGGGAGCCTGAAACCTGACGGGGTAGAAGATGAACTCCTCCGAAAGGCGGATGCGCACCCCAACACCAGCGGATGCAAAACATTAAATCTGTGGGGTGATCTAAAACCAGCGATCGATGCGGGGGGTGATCTGCTCCTCGTTTTTGGGAGCGATCTCCTCCAATATGACAACGCCCTGCTGAAAAAAATCCGGAGCAGCTTCAAGAGCATTATCATTTTCGCGTCGCATGAGATGAAGGGTTTTGAAACTGGAGCATGGCTCATTCCTATCGCCTGTCATGCGGAGATGGACGGATCTTTCACCAACTTCGAGGGGAGGGTGCAGAAATTCGATGCGGCGATTCGACGGCGCGGCGACACACTTCCGCTCTGGCGGATTTTAGGGAAGATCGGCCGGGCGATGCAGCGGGAATGGGGGTGGAGTGATCTTGCCGGTTTGAGGCGGGATCTGACAGATGAGTTTCCGCAATGGAAGGAAGCTCTCATAGAGGCAACGCCGTCAAACAAGACCGGGGTTCCCTTGAAAATGACCGGAACAAAGGAAGCGGGGGAGGAGTAA
- a CDS encoding NADH-quinone oxidoreductase subunit H has product MPDGLVTLIKACCVLAFQMILVVVLIWFERKGAAYIQDRTGPNRAEIFGIRLAGLVHPVADVLKLVFKEEITPPHVRKFYFRLAPIVSLMVALLPLAVIPFADILPGDGGGFSFQTLNLNVGILYILAVSSFGVFGIIFAGWGSNNKYSMLGGMRASAQMISYELAMGLSIVGVLMVYGTLELNEMVRYQGGLLWGFLPRWGIFVQPIAAILFMTAAFAESNRNPFDLPEGESEIVGFHVEYSSMKFACFFVGEYGHIVVVSSIFTALFLGGWQIPWLPTPVLRENAGFATAALLLFGVVGGVVFAGLFGKWRGRLHELYTDRRKNEGQVWMICAAAIAVICAVILLAGFWRGLSPQGSLITAAVVQIICFMAKVVLVSFFFIWVRWTLPRFRYDQLMSLGWKNLVPLAIFNILITGFILLGVG; this is encoded by the coding sequence GTGCCTGACGGACTCGTCACCTTGATCAAGGCCTGTTGCGTTCTGGCATTCCAGATGATCTTGGTCGTGGTGCTCATTTGGTTTGAGCGCAAGGGAGCGGCTTATATCCAGGATCGCACCGGGCCGAACCGCGCGGAGATATTCGGAATCCGCCTCGCCGGCCTGGTTCATCCGGTGGCGGATGTTCTCAAGCTCGTTTTTAAGGAGGAGATCACACCGCCCCATGTCAGAAAGTTCTATTTCCGGCTGGCTCCCATTGTCAGCCTCATGGTCGCTCTTCTGCCCCTGGCGGTCATTCCATTCGCCGATATTCTTCCGGGTGACGGCGGGGGTTTTTCATTTCAAACCCTTAATCTCAATGTTGGAATTTTGTACATCTTGGCTGTCAGCTCTTTTGGGGTTTTCGGGATCATATTCGCTGGATGGGGTTCCAATAATAAGTACAGCATGCTCGGCGGCATGCGGGCGTCGGCCCAGATGATCTCCTACGAGCTGGCCATGGGATTATCGATCGTTGGGGTGCTCATGGTCTACGGGACTTTGGAACTCAATGAGATGGTGCGCTATCAAGGGGGTCTTCTCTGGGGATTCCTTCCCCGCTGGGGCATTTTTGTACAACCTATTGCCGCGATCCTTTTTATGACAGCGGCTTTTGCCGAAAGTAACCGTAATCCGTTTGATCTGCCCGAGGGGGAATCCGAAATCGTTGGATTCCATGTAGAGTATTCCAGTATGAAATTCGCCTGCTTTTTTGTCGGTGAATATGGACACATCGTTGTGGTGTCTTCGATCTTCACGGCGCTCTTCCTCGGTGGCTGGCAGATCCCCTGGCTGCCCACCCCGGTTTTGAGGGAAAACGCCGGTTTTGCCACGGCGGCGCTCCTGCTGTTCGGTGTCGTCGGAGGAGTAGTTTTTGCCGGGCTCTTCGGTAAATGGCGCGGACGCTTGCATGAGTTGTATACCGACAGGAGAAAAAATGAGGGGCAGGTCTGGATGATTTGCGCCGCTGCGATCGCGGTCATCTGCGCTGTCATCCTTCTCGCCGGCTTCTGGCGGGGACTCTCCCCACAGGGAAGTCTCATAACGGCGGCGGTTGTTCAGATCATCTGTTTTATGGCCAAAGTGGTGCTCGTTTCATTCTTCTTTATCTGGGTGAGGTGGACGCTGCCCCGATTCCGCTACGACCAGCTCATGAGTCTGGGCTGGAAGAATCTTGTCCCATTGGCCATTTTTAATATCCTCATCACCGGTTTTATCCTTCTGGGTGTGGGATGA